Genomic DNA from Verrucomicrobiota bacterium:
CCCGCCGCTGGTGTTCTCCAAAGACCGGACCGTCCCTTGCGACCTCGGCCTGAGGGCGGGCCGTTACGCGGTCCTGCATCCCGGCACGCGTTGGAAACGCAAGCGCTGGCCGACGGAGCATTGGGTGGTGTTGGGCCAAAAGCTCAGGCAAGAACTGGACTCCATCGTCATCAGTTCCGGCCCGGATCCAAGCGAAATGGAATTTTGCGCTGCGCTCGCCCAGTCCATCGGCCCTGGAGTCCTCTGCACGGGAGGGCGGCTCTCCTGGGCTCAGTTGGCGGGACTGCTCTATGAGGCTCGATTGTTCGTGGGCGTGGACACGGCGGCGATGCATTTGGCAGCGGCATGCCAAGCTCCGACCGTGGCCTTGTTCGGCCCTTCCCTGATCGAGCAGTGGCATCCGTGGCGCGTTGCCTACCGGCTCTTGAAGTCCAATCCATCCCAAATGAATTCTGACAAAAACACCATGATCGACATCACTCCTCAGGCCGCGCTCACGGCGTGCGGGGAACTCATGTCTGCTCACGCCTTTTCCCCGGGGAATGGCCATTGATCCGCATCAACTTTCGGCAGGTGTTTGACGCTCGAGCTTGGGCGTATCTCGACGCTGCTGAATGGCCGTTTCCAGCAAAAGAACTCCGCCGGGGCGGGGTGCGGAACGGTGAGTAACTTGAGCATCAAGTTAGTCGGGAGGTTCACCTGTCCATGCGGGCGGCCACGAGCTGAGCTCAGGATTTCTGAAACCACGCGTAGGTGCCTTGCTGACGCCAGCGTTTCCAGGGGGTCACCCAATTGCGATTGAATTGACGGGGCAGATTCCAGAGTTGACCGGCGCCCATCCACTTCAACCAGGGCAGGCGCACCGGTGTCAGTCCGCAAAGCTGCCCGAGCTTGCGCAGTGAGGACCCTGAAAACAAATTGACATGTTCCAAGGGCGCGAGGGCATCCAAGGTCCGGGCTTCGAGAATCCCGTTGTCCCCGCTCGCTTGGGCCCGCTTCAAACGGGCTGGAAGCCCG
This window encodes:
- a CDS encoding glycosyltransferase family 9 protein; translated protein: MRAWPGVPVSNHLMRLLFIKPKHIGDALLLTPTLAAAKATYPEAQIWVVVRRGTEGILAGSPHIDRLLTTAAPESDRRSRWDFLKDLSLLGEIRRQSFDFAFELSHGDRGRLLAAWSGAHFRCASDGVYRLPRFWRPWFNKISTRDWSREHQVEASFHVVREFLPLQIDSPPPLVFSKDRTVPCDLGLRAGRYAVLHPGTRWKRKRWPTEHWVVLGQKLRQELDSIVISSGPDPSEMEFCAALAQSIGPGVLCTGGRLSWAQLAGLLYEARLFVGVDTAAMHLAAACQAPTVALFGPSLIEQWHPWRVAYRLLKSNPSQMNSDKNTMIDITPQAALTACGELMSAHAFSPGNGH